A section of the Methanosarcina mazei S-6 genome encodes:
- a CDS encoding glycosyltransferase family 4 protein, translating into MKILHTVELYHPSVGGSQEVVRQLSERLVRLGHDVTVATTDLPERNFKVYNGVKIEEFNIWGSEVTGFSGEVESYKQFLLESNFDIIMNYGAQQWATDLMLPILDKISAKKVIVPCGFSGLYLSKYGKYFEKMKSLLRQYDSCVYLSNNYRDINFARKYGAAENCIIIPNGAALDEFELKPNIEIRAALNIPKDHFLIMHVGSHTGMKGHKEAIKIFKKAKIKHSTFLIVANSFGGGCIRRCLLAEKLYKYSPFSKLSDKKIVITFLTREETVAAYHEADLFLFPSNVECSPIVLFEAIASKTPFLVTDVGNSKEIIEWTNGGELLPTLKRANGFVKADVNKSVKTLENIYNDKGKRQFLSVNGYNSWKNSFTWELIAKRYEALYLKLIDDNK; encoded by the coding sequence ATGAAAATATTACATACCGTTGAGTTATATCATCCCTCAGTAGGAGGATCACAGGAAGTAGTACGTCAACTTTCGGAAAGGCTGGTCCGATTGGGTCACGATGTGACTGTAGCAACAACAGATTTGCCAGAAAGGAATTTTAAAGTTTACAATGGTGTCAAGATTGAAGAGTTTAATATCTGGGGAAGTGAAGTAACAGGTTTTTCAGGTGAAGTAGAGAGTTATAAACAGTTCCTGCTTGAGTCCAATTTCGATATCATAATGAATTATGGTGCACAGCAGTGGGCTACCGATCTGATGCTACCTATACTGGATAAAATTTCTGCAAAAAAAGTTATTGTACCTTGCGGCTTTTCCGGACTATACCTGTCAAAGTACGGCAAATACTTTGAAAAAATGAAGTCCTTGCTCAGACAATATGACAGTTGTGTCTATCTTTCAAACAATTATAGAGACATCAACTTTGCCCGAAAGTATGGAGCTGCTGAAAATTGCATAATTATTCCAAATGGGGCAGCACTGGATGAGTTTGAGCTGAAGCCTAATATTGAAATTAGAGCGGCACTGAATATTCCAAAAGACCACTTTCTGATAATGCATGTGGGATCTCATACAGGTATGAAAGGACATAAAGAAGCTATTAAGATCTTTAAAAAAGCAAAAATAAAACACAGCACTTTTTTGATAGTGGCCAACAGCTTTGGCGGTGGATGTATAAGACGCTGCCTGCTGGCTGAAAAGCTATACAAATATAGCCCTTTTTCAAAATTATCTGACAAAAAGATTGTAATAACATTTCTCACAAGAGAAGAAACTGTTGCTGCATACCACGAAGCCGATCTTTTTCTCTTCCCTTCGAATGTAGAGTGCTCTCCGATTGTTCTTTTCGAGGCTATAGCTTCAAAGACACCTTTTCTAGTAACAGATGTTGGTAACTCTAAAGAAATTATTGAGTGGACAAACGGCGGTGAACTTTTGCCAACATTAAAACGTGCAAATGGCTTCGTCAAAGCTGATGTCAATAAATCGGTTAAGACCCTTGAGAATATATATAACGATAAAGGCAAACGTCAGTTTCTTTCTGTTAATGGGTATAACTCGTGGAAAAACTCATTTACCTGGGAACTGATTGCAAAAAGGTACGAAGCCTTATATCTGAAACTGATAGATGATAACAAATAA
- a CDS encoding ArsR/SmtB family transcription factor — MLYNKVKFFKALGDETRLTILSYLLEHSYCACDFSSLTKKDQTTVSKHLKVLVEADILKYEKKGRNIIYSIKNREIECLLRSLGIRDVKPCCDRQQASWLCFSVVAENRAGNLIDEEIEDRAESEAKDKSKVNLQAKKK; from the coding sequence ATGCTTTATAATAAAGTAAAATTCTTTAAAGCCCTCGGGGATGAGACCCGGCTTACTATTCTCTCTTATCTGCTCGAGCATAGCTACTGTGCCTGTGATTTTTCATCCCTTACAAAAAAAGACCAGACAACCGTTTCAAAACATTTGAAGGTTCTTGTTGAAGCTGATATTTTAAAGTACGAAAAAAAGGGACGAAACATAATTTACAGCATTAAAAACAGGGAGATAGAATGCCTGTTAAGATCTCTTGGAATCAGGGATGTAAAACCCTGTTGCGACAGGCAACAGGCATCCTGGCTCTGTTTTTCGGTCGTGGCTGAAAACAGAGCTGGAAATCTTATCGATGAGGAGATTGAAGACCGGGCTGAAAGCGAAGCTAAGGATAAGTCGAAAGTAAACCTTCAGGCAAAAAAGAAATGA
- a CDS encoding mannose-1-phosphate guanylyltransferase/mannose-6-phosphate isomerase, with protein sequence MKSIILAGGSGTRLWPLSREMYPKQFLKFGETSLFQETVLRCLEVSDISEVFVVTNEAQKFFVIGQIKEAGYSIPPENILIEPEGKNTLPAIFFGMKEIEKKFGDSIVGVFSSDHVLDRAAMATISSAENLASDYLVTFGVVPTFPHTGYGYIKASEACSPGYRVSEFREKPDFETAKKYIEEGCLWNSGMFLFETRLFFEEARKHAPSVYGCFEKEGDINQIYECVDNISIDYGIMEKSDKVAVVRLDHKWSDLGNFAAIYDELEKDSVGNVIHDCDPMLLNSDGNLVYSRCGKIVSLIDVKDMVVVDTSDALLICPKSSSQKVKEIVSELKGRKDERAFIGQTVYRPWGSYTLLDASPGHKIKNITVLSDHKLSLQLHYHRSEHWVVVKGMACVEVDGKQFFLGPGESTFIRAGQKHRLSNPGKLPLEIIEVQLGELVDEEDIVRFDDVYGRR encoded by the coding sequence ATTAAGTCGATAATTCTTGCAGGTGGTTCAGGGACAAGGCTCTGGCCTCTCAGCCGGGAAATGTATCCCAAACAATTTTTAAAATTCGGGGAAACTTCACTTTTTCAGGAGACTGTACTTCGATGTCTTGAGGTTTCGGACATCTCTGAAGTCTTTGTCGTAACCAATGAAGCCCAGAAGTTTTTCGTTATTGGGCAGATCAAAGAAGCAGGGTATTCAATTCCTCCTGAGAATATATTGATAGAGCCTGAAGGCAAGAACACGCTTCCTGCAATTTTCTTTGGGATGAAAGAAATTGAAAAAAAATTCGGGGATTCAATTGTAGGAGTATTCTCCTCAGACCATGTCCTTGACAGGGCTGCAATGGCGACAATTTCTTCAGCTGAAAATCTGGCTTCGGATTATCTCGTCACTTTTGGGGTTGTTCCTACCTTCCCTCATACCGGGTATGGCTACATCAAAGCTTCAGAGGCATGCAGTCCGGGCTACAGGGTCTCAGAATTCAGGGAAAAGCCTGATTTTGAAACCGCAAAAAAATACATTGAGGAAGGGTGCCTGTGGAACAGCGGGATGTTCCTTTTTGAGACCAGGCTCTTTTTTGAAGAAGCCAGAAAACATGCTCCTTCAGTTTATGGCTGCTTTGAGAAAGAAGGAGATATTAATCAAATTTACGAATGTGTGGATAACATCTCCATCGACTACGGCATAATGGAGAAATCCGATAAGGTTGCGGTTGTAAGGCTGGATCATAAATGGAGCGACCTTGGAAATTTTGCAGCAATTTATGATGAGCTCGAAAAGGATTCTGTAGGAAATGTCATCCATGATTGTGACCCGATGCTTCTTAACTCCGACGGGAACCTGGTGTATTCGAGATGCGGCAAAATTGTTTCTTTGATTGATGTTAAGGATATGGTTGTCGTTGATACAAGTGATGCCCTGTTAATATGCCCCAAATCCAGCAGCCAGAAAGTAAAAGAAATAGTTTCCGAGCTGAAAGGCAGAAAAGACGAACGGGCGTTTATAGGACAGACAGTTTACAGGCCATGGGGGTCATATACATTGCTCGATGCCTCTCCCGGGCACAAAATTAAGAATATCACCGTGCTCTCAGACCATAAGCTGAGCCTTCAATTACATTACCACAGGAGCGAACACTGGGTGGTCGTAAAAGGTATGGCATGCGTGGAAGTTGATGGAAAGCAGTTTTTCCTGGGACCTGGAGAAAGCACATTTATCCGGGCAGGACAAAAACACAGGCTGTCGAATCCCGGAAAGCTCCCTCTTGAAATTATCGAGGTGCAGCTGGGAGAGCTTGTGGATGAAGAGGATATTGTCAGGTTTGATGATGTGTATGGGAGAAGATGA
- a CDS encoding sulfide/dihydroorotate dehydrogenase-like FAD/NAD-binding protein has protein sequence MVYRILEKEEIAPSVHRMVIDAPDVAKAAKAGQFIILRIDERGERVPLTIADFEKGTGTVTVIFQEMGKTTKQLAKLSAGDSLEDFVGPLGTPADIRKLGTVILVGGGVGVAPVYPQAKAYVNAGNKVISIIGARNKDLLILEDEMEKASSELYIATDDGSKGHHGFVTDIMKRILDSGEKVARVVIIGPPIMMKVGAGVASPYDVEILVSLNSIMVDGTGMCGGCRVTVGGETKFTCVDGPEFDARKVDFVQLMNRLAMYRGEETEATEKYEEKCRCGLH, from the coding sequence ATGGTATATAGAATACTGGAAAAGGAAGAAATCGCTCCATCGGTGCACAGGATGGTAATAGATGCCCCTGATGTAGCAAAGGCTGCAAAAGCCGGACAGTTTATAATCCTCAGGATTGATGAAAGGGGGGAAAGAGTTCCTCTTACAATTGCTGATTTTGAAAAAGGGACAGGAACGGTTACAGTAATTTTTCAGGAAATGGGCAAGACCACAAAGCAGCTTGCAAAACTTTCTGCAGGCGATTCCCTTGAAGATTTTGTCGGACCCCTTGGAACTCCTGCCGACATCAGAAAGCTTGGCACTGTAATTCTTGTAGGAGGAGGAGTAGGAGTTGCCCCTGTCTACCCTCAGGCTAAAGCTTACGTAAATGCAGGAAATAAAGTAATTTCCATAATCGGAGCCAGGAACAAAGACCTCCTTATCCTTGAAGATGAAATGGAGAAAGCCAGTTCCGAGCTTTATATAGCAACCGATGATGGGTCAAAAGGTCACCACGGGTTTGTGACCGATATTATGAAAAGAATCCTGGACAGCGGGGAAAAGGTTGCAAGAGTGGTAATTATAGGACCCCCAATTATGATGAAAGTAGGAGCAGGGGTTGCTTCTCCTTATGATGTGGAAATCCTTGTAAGCCTTAACTCCATAATGGTGGACGGAACAGGGATGTGTGGAGGCTGCAGGGTTACTGTTGGCGGAGAAACAAAGTTTACCTGCGTCGACGGTCCTGAATTTGATGCAAGGAAGGTCGATTTTGTCCAGCTCATGAACAGGCTTGCTATGTACCGCGGCGAAGAAACAGAAGCAACGGAAAAGTATGAAGAGAAATGCAGGTGCGGACTGCACTGA
- a CDS encoding arsenite methyltransferase translates to MDANEKKEVIKKRFQEIAMSGGTCCSGGGCCGDSSSSDISRAIGYSEADIEAVPDANMGLGCGNPASIAELKPGDIVLDLGSGAGFDCFLAAQKVGNSGKVIGVDMTPEMVEKVQANARKYGYSNVEFRQGDIEALPVEDSSVDVIISNCVINLAPDKEKVFREAFRVLKLGGRLYISDLVLLDELPEDLKNDRDLLAGCVAGAVLKEEYLKLLKRAGFSVEILAEDPDISKSQYKGLPVESLKLKAWV, encoded by the coding sequence ATGGACGCGAACGAGAAAAAAGAAGTCATCAAGAAGAGATTTCAGGAAATTGCAATGTCAGGGGGGACATGCTGTTCCGGGGGAGGGTGTTGTGGAGATTCAAGTTCGTCAGATATTTCCAGAGCTATCGGCTATTCTGAAGCTGATATTGAGGCTGTTCCGGATGCAAACATGGGGCTCGGCTGCGGTAACCCCGCCTCTATTGCTGAATTAAAACCCGGTGATATTGTCCTTGATCTGGGTTCAGGCGCTGGATTTGATTGTTTCCTTGCTGCACAGAAAGTCGGAAACTCAGGAAAGGTTATCGGGGTCGATATGACTCCTGAAATGGTTGAAAAAGTGCAGGCTAATGCCCGAAAATATGGCTACTCAAATGTTGAGTTCCGCCAGGGAGATATTGAAGCCCTTCCGGTTGAGGACAGTTCCGTGGATGTTATTATCAGCAACTGCGTAATTAACCTGGCGCCTGATAAAGAAAAGGTTTTCAGGGAAGCTTTCAGGGTTCTGAAACTTGGAGGCAGGCTGTATATCTCAGATCTGGTTCTCCTTGATGAGCTGCCTGAAGACCTTAAAAACGACAGGGATCTTCTTGCAGGCTGTGTTGCAGGAGCCGTGTTAAAAGAAGAGTATCTGAAGCTTTTGAAAAGAGCAGGCTTTTCAGTTGAAATCCTGGCTGAGGATCCGGATATCAGTAAAAGTCAGTATAAGGGTCTGCCTGTAGAAAGCCTCAAATTGAAAGCGTGGGTATGA
- a CDS encoding glycosyltransferase family 2 protein gives MRKMTGISVIIPTWNRAETLGKAISSALNQTLPPLEIIICGVEGSPDQKVVNSINDPRVRWIEGGRDGLASIPRNRGIKASRGEWLAFLDSDDEWLPDKLEKQLKHANKMGCSAACSDAIRYIPSQGYAGTIINGAVSGNLISFPLLTCDNYVVCSSVLIRKDIVEKCGGFPESRSLKVGEDYALWLRTATFTDFAFVNEPLLIYRDEPQTSIRAFSPPILDLRVNVFKSFVSWVNNPDYDINNKKYLYLAKKLLFEARTRKILSNFSENTKRVLKEINLKNYNIR, from the coding sequence GTGAGAAAGATGACTGGAATTAGCGTCATTATTCCTACATGGAATAGAGCAGAAACACTTGGTAAGGCTATTTCAAGCGCCTTAAACCAAACTCTTCCTCCTCTTGAAATCATTATTTGTGGTGTTGAAGGTTCACCAGATCAAAAAGTTGTTAACTCAATCAACGATCCTCGGGTGAGATGGATAGAGGGTGGGCGTGATGGGCTTGCCTCAATCCCTCGTAATAGAGGTATTAAAGCAAGCAGGGGAGAGTGGTTAGCATTTTTGGATAGCGATGATGAGTGGTTACCGGACAAACTTGAAAAACAGCTCAAGCACGCTAACAAAATGGGATGCAGTGCTGCATGCTCTGACGCAATAAGGTATATTCCGTCTCAAGGGTACGCAGGAACGATAATTAACGGGGCTGTTTCTGGAAATTTAATATCTTTTCCTTTACTTACTTGTGATAATTATGTGGTTTGCAGTTCGGTTTTGATTAGAAAAGACATTGTGGAAAAATGCGGTGGATTCCCAGAAAGCAGATCATTGAAAGTTGGGGAAGACTACGCATTGTGGCTGCGTACCGCTACATTTACGGATTTCGCCTTTGTAAATGAACCATTATTAATTTATAGAGACGAACCTCAAACAAGTATAAGAGCTTTTAGCCCACCTATTTTGGATCTGAGAGTTAATGTTTTTAAGTCATTTGTCTCATGGGTAAATAATCCTGACTATGATATAAACAACAAAAAATATCTCTATCTAGCAAAAAAATTACTTTTTGAAGCTCGTACCCGAAAAATATTATCCAATTTCTCCGAAAACACAAAAAGAGTACTTAAAGAAATAAACCTGAAAAATTATAACATACGATAA
- the gltA gene encoding NADPH-dependent glutamate synthase has translation MQELHGEKTGKAKKERTPMPEQPAGERRKNFNEVALGYTKEDALAEASRCLACKEPKCVEGCPVNVDIPGFIQLICEENFEGAIERIKATNALPAICGRVCPQESQCEAHCVLGKKGQPVAIGRLERFCADYEREKGVKSPQVMPPTGKRVAVVGSGPAGLTAAADLAKLGHKVTIFESLHKAGGVLSYGIPEFRLPKEIVRQEIEYIEKLGVEVRPNYIIGRIKTLDELCDDFDAVFLGTGAGLPSFMGIEGENLNGVYSANEFLTRVNLMKAYDPEYDTTVRRGKNVVVVGGGNVAMDAARSALRLGADEVSIVYRRGEDEMPARREEIEHAKEEGITFRLLTNPVRILGDEKFNVTGVECIRMELGEPDKSGRRSPVPVEGSEFLVPADVVVIAIGTSPNPIIFKGSEGLEQNKRGTVVADEETGATSKCGVFAGGDVVTGAATVISAMGAGKKAAKAIDEYLKEK, from the coding sequence ATGCAAGAATTACACGGAGAAAAGACAGGAAAAGCAAAGAAAGAGAGAACCCCAATGCCAGAGCAGCCTGCAGGGGAACGCAGGAAGAACTTCAATGAAGTTGCCCTCGGCTACACGAAAGAAGATGCCCTTGCAGAGGCTTCCAGGTGTCTTGCCTGCAAAGAACCGAAATGTGTTGAAGGCTGCCCTGTGAACGTGGATATTCCGGGATTTATTCAGCTTATATGTGAGGAGAATTTTGAAGGGGCAATTGAAAGGATTAAAGCCACAAACGCTCTCCCTGCAATCTGCGGCCGCGTCTGCCCTCAGGAAAGCCAGTGCGAAGCCCACTGTGTACTGGGGAAAAAGGGCCAGCCTGTTGCAATCGGAAGGCTTGAGCGTTTCTGTGCAGATTATGAGCGCGAAAAAGGTGTGAAGTCTCCACAGGTCATGCCGCCCACAGGCAAGAGGGTGGCAGTTGTAGGTTCCGGTCCTGCAGGACTTACTGCCGCAGCAGACCTGGCAAAACTCGGGCACAAAGTAACAATCTTTGAGTCCCTGCACAAAGCCGGAGGAGTCCTGAGTTACGGCATCCCCGAGTTCAGGCTGCCAAAAGAAATTGTCCGGCAGGAAATCGAGTACATTGAAAAACTCGGTGTTGAGGTCAGGCCCAACTATATCATAGGCAGGATCAAGACTCTTGACGAATTATGTGACGATTTCGATGCCGTTTTCCTTGGAACCGGGGCAGGGCTCCCGAGCTTCATGGGAATAGAGGGCGAAAACCTGAATGGCGTATATTCAGCTAACGAATTCCTGACCCGGGTAAACCTCATGAAAGCCTATGACCCCGAATACGATACCACGGTCAGGCGCGGGAAGAATGTTGTGGTTGTAGGAGGCGGAAATGTGGCAATGGACGCAGCCCGCTCTGCTCTCCGCCTGGGCGCAGACGAGGTAAGCATAGTCTACCGCCGCGGAGAGGATGAGATGCCCGCCCGCCGTGAGGAGATCGAGCACGCCAAAGAAGAGGGCATTACTTTCAGGCTCCTTACAAACCCCGTACGCATCCTTGGTGACGAGAAGTTCAACGTCACAGGTGTCGAATGCATAAGGATGGAACTTGGCGAACCCGATAAATCTGGCAGGAGAAGCCCTGTCCCTGTTGAAGGCTCGGAATTCCTTGTGCCGGCAGATGTTGTGGTTATTGCGATAGGCACCTCTCCAAACCCGATCATTTTTAAAGGCTCGGAAGGGCTTGAACAGAATAAGAGAGGAACTGTAGTTGCTGATGAGGAGACCGGAGCGACCTCCAAATGTGGAGTCTTTGCCGGCGGAGACGTGGTTACAGGGGCAGCAACCGTTATCAGCGCAATGGGCGCAGGTAAGAAGGCTGCAAAAGCAATTGATGAATATTTGAAAGAAAAGTGA
- a CDS encoding flippase, which translates to MLNINAIFSNILKIDPIQRQSIISLFWQVSFTAIGFLSTMYFARAVGASILGSYFLFLAYYSIFGMFTDGGFGGAAVKRISEGEEPDAYFSAYFILRLVFTITGVLVLILFKDYFVDLINSGIFVWLLMLLLVTAIAGPISSGIAGTGKMGVRNTCEGINNISRVIIQIPAIYLGYETAGLAGGMLAGVIIAAIIEFRFFDLHLVSFKWEHIKSLSVFSFWLFLTSSGVLVFSQADTVLIGYFMDIENVGIYRVVLQFTGVATFSSSAIRMTLWPRVSQWSKTNEIPLIEESLSRAISYSLILAVPVLVGGILLGDRLLYSFYGEDFAQGYQVLIILLGVQVINVFQYFFTMYLDALDHPQESFKVTAVGVGANIALNIILIPLMGINGAAIATLATMSLNALLAWSALSRHMTVRLERQSLSNIMISSAIMGVIVGGYRLFVPLSNVWVTILVVAIGGVVYGFLILKSDKKVYTEMKDIVEKVGIGFVWPGWL; encoded by the coding sequence GTGCTCAACATAAATGCTATTTTCTCGAATATTTTAAAAATAGATCCTATTCAACGCCAGAGCATAATTTCATTGTTCTGGCAGGTATCATTTACAGCCATAGGCTTCCTGAGCACCATGTACTTCGCACGTGCGGTAGGTGCTTCAATTCTTGGTTCATATTTCCTTTTTTTAGCATATTATAGTATTTTTGGTATGTTCACCGATGGTGGATTTGGTGGAGCTGCAGTTAAACGTATCAGTGAGGGCGAAGAGCCAGATGCATATTTTAGCGCATACTTTATACTCCGGTTAGTGTTCACGATTACTGGAGTACTGGTTTTGATCCTGTTTAAAGATTACTTTGTGGATCTCATCAACTCCGGTATATTTGTCTGGTTGTTGATGTTATTGCTAGTCACAGCAATTGCGGGACCAATTTCAAGTGGGATTGCCGGTACAGGCAAAATGGGAGTACGCAACACCTGTGAAGGGATAAACAATATTTCGCGTGTTATAATCCAGATACCGGCAATATATCTTGGCTACGAGACCGCAGGTCTGGCTGGGGGCATGTTGGCTGGAGTGATCATAGCAGCAATAATTGAGTTCCGTTTTTTTGATCTGCATTTAGTAAGTTTCAAATGGGAGCATATAAAAAGCTTATCCGTTTTTTCTTTCTGGTTGTTTTTAACATCCAGTGGTGTGCTTGTGTTTTCACAGGCAGACACTGTTCTTATCGGGTACTTTATGGACATTGAAAATGTTGGTATTTACAGGGTAGTGCTTCAGTTTACAGGAGTTGCTACATTCAGCTCAAGTGCGATAAGGATGACGCTTTGGCCCAGAGTTAGCCAGTGGAGTAAAACCAATGAAATTCCTCTTATAGAGGAATCCCTGTCACGTGCGATTAGCTACTCATTAATTCTGGCAGTCCCCGTACTTGTGGGTGGTATATTATTGGGGGATCGACTGCTATATTCTTTTTACGGTGAAGACTTTGCCCAGGGATACCAGGTATTGATAATATTACTTGGTGTGCAGGTAATTAATGTGTTCCAGTATTTTTTTACAATGTATCTGGATGCTCTGGATCATCCTCAAGAATCATTTAAGGTCACAGCGGTCGGTGTTGGAGCAAACATTGCGTTGAATATAATACTTATCCCTCTCATGGGTATAAACGGAGCAGCAATAGCAACACTGGCAACAATGTCACTCAACGCCTTACTCGCCTGGAGTGCTTTATCCAGGCATATGACAGTAAGATTGGAACGTCAAAGTCTGTCTAATATCATGATATCTTCGGCCATCATGGGAGTGATTGTTGGTGGGTATCGTTTGTTTGTGCCGCTTTCCAATGTCTGGGTTACGATACTTGTGGTTGCTATCGGTGGGGTAGTATACGGTTTCTTGATCCTGAAATCTGATAAAAAAGTGTACACTGAAATGAAAGATATTGTGGAGAAGGTCGGTATAGGTTTTGTTTGGCCAGGATGGTTGTGA
- a CDS encoding glycosyltransferase family 2 protein: MNKTPRVSIILPTYNRSSLVRRCVDSILKQTYTNWELIISDDGSIDDTATIVMEFTKLDSRIKVNINANNQGSPRNRNIALAMATGELTLYIEDDLILHPDFLEVMVDTYNLLRSRGIRAIVVPRLIEKIDQRSEAVNQAAKQNVPFLINKWTGEIFNNYSKDFGGKLMEVVIGHACSLYDTSILREVRGYTENTYKRNYCREESDLQLRLAKKGYRYYFQPKAVADHAKINTGGCRISDPLSQTYYYARNHIVFLVKIFGIKSVYMIPCFLLELSRRIIRNNLKTHG; the protein is encoded by the coding sequence GTGAATAAAACACCCAGAGTTTCGATAATTTTACCTACGTATAACAGGTCTTCACTTGTGAGACGCTGTGTTGACTCCATACTAAAACAAACATATACTAACTGGGAATTGATAATTTCGGATGACGGGTCAATTGATGATACAGCAACTATTGTGATGGAGTTTACTAAACTTGATTCCCGGATAAAAGTGAACATAAATGCGAATAATCAGGGCAGTCCAAGAAATCGAAATATAGCGTTGGCTATGGCAACAGGCGAATTAACACTATATATAGAGGACGACTTGATATTACATCCTGATTTTTTGGAGGTAATGGTTGATACTTATAACTTGTTGCGTTCAAGAGGAATAAGAGCAATAGTAGTTCCTCGCCTTATTGAAAAAATAGACCAGCGAAGTGAAGCTGTAAACCAGGCTGCAAAACAGAATGTACCTTTCTTGATAAATAAATGGACCGGTGAGATCTTTAATAATTACAGCAAAGATTTTGGTGGTAAACTTATGGAAGTTGTCATTGGACATGCGTGCAGTCTTTATGATACCTCAATATTAAGAGAAGTGAGAGGGTATACTGAAAACACGTATAAAAGAAACTACTGTAGAGAAGAGAGTGATTTGCAGCTCAGACTCGCAAAGAAAGGGTACAGGTATTATTTTCAGCCAAAGGCCGTGGCAGATCACGCAAAAATTAACACTGGTGGCTGCAGAATATCCGATCCCTTGAGTCAGACTTACTATTATGCAAGAAACCATATCGTGTTTTTGGTTAAGATTTTTGGTATCAAATCAGTATACATGATACCCTGTTTTTTACTGGAACTGAGTCGCAGGATTATAAGAAATAATCTTAAGACCCATGGTTAA
- a CDS encoding glycosyltransferase family 2 protein: MPKVTVLMAVFNAEKYLNEAIESILNQTFSNLEFLIIYDKSQDKTLEILKSYSDPRLRIIENEERLGFVKSLNKGLSLAEGEFIARMDADDISLPKRLAIQLDYFDSHPFIDFVCSSISVMDETGCVIDYIADISSSDEIYYTLNFRNCIAHGSVMFRKSIIDLVGNYEESCAAEDYNLWHRISKKYVIHKIDQPLYGWRTHKTSISSVNSTRLREAAYGIFRANLINLLGRNVEGKLTRLVWDNFCNTHYADLNDYSYKEIATIAELIRELNIKIVNTTPPGLSKRVITDLGNEKYMRYLFVTGRKMGLFKTLELINSIDENSIYKVSIIRKLINNFIKSTINKKDIGRNY, translated from the coding sequence ATGCCAAAAGTAACCGTATTAATGGCTGTATTTAATGCAGAAAAATATCTGAATGAGGCAATTGAGAGTATTTTAAACCAGACTTTCAGTAATCTAGAATTTCTGATTATTTATGATAAATCTCAGGACAAAACCCTTGAGATACTGAAAAGTTATAGCGACCCGAGACTTAGAATAATCGAAAATGAGGAGAGACTGGGCTTTGTAAAATCCTTAAACAAAGGTCTATCCCTTGCTGAGGGTGAATTTATTGCAAGAATGGATGCAGATGACATCTCACTCCCGAAAAGATTGGCTATACAGCTCGATTATTTTGATAGTCATCCCTTTATTGATTTTGTATGCAGTTCGATTAGTGTAATGGATGAAACAGGGTGTGTCATCGATTACATAGCTGATATATCCTCCTCCGATGAAATATATTATACACTAAACTTTAGAAATTGCATTGCTCACGGCTCTGTTATGTTCCGAAAAAGTATAATTGATCTGGTTGGTAATTATGAAGAAAGCTGTGCAGCTGAAGATTATAATTTATGGCACAGAATCTCAAAAAAATACGTTATCCATAAAATAGATCAGCCACTATATGGGTGGAGAACACATAAAACGTCAATCAGTTCCGTAAACTCTACCAGACTCAGAGAAGCTGCATATGGAATTTTTCGGGCGAATTTAATAAACTTACTTGGAAGAAACGTTGAAGGCAAATTAACCAGGCTTGTGTGGGATAATTTCTGCAATACTCATTATGCTGACCTCAATGACTATTCGTACAAAGAAATAGCCACTATAGCAGAGCTGATCAGGGAGTTGAATATAAAAATTGTAAATACTACGCCACCCGGTTTAAGTAAACGTGTGATAACCGATCTGGGTAATGAAAAGTATATGCGATACCTGTTTGTAACGGGAAGAAAAATGGGTTTATTTAAAACGCTTGAACTAATCAATAGTATCGATGAAAATAGTATATATAAAGTCTCAATAATCCGAAAACTGATTAACAATTTTATAAAAAGCACGATAAATAAAAAAGACATCGGAAGAAATTATTGA